One window of the Anaerolineae bacterium genome contains the following:
- a CDS encoding (2Fe-2S)-binding protein yields the protein MATLRFILNGKDIQVENVEPATPLARLLRDRLGLIGTKIGCGEGECGACTVIVDGKAVVSCLYPAWKAQGARVETIEGLKQGDQLHVLQQSFVDANASQCGYCTPGFIMSAKALLDAHPRPSRQEIVEAIRGNLCRCTGYYQIVDAIELAARRLADEDNGPRPAEEGRGRILP from the coding sequence ATGGCTACACTCCGCTTCATCTTAAATGGCAAGGACATCCAGGTGGAAAATGTAGAGCCGGCTACCCCCCTGGCGCGCCTCCTACGCGATCGGCTCGGCCTCATCGGCACCAAAATCGGCTGTGGCGAGGGCGAGTGCGGCGCCTGCACCGTGATCGTGGACGGCAAAGCGGTGGTCTCCTGCCTGTACCCGGCCTGGAAGGCCCAGGGCGCCCGGGTGGAGACCATCGAGGGCCTGAAGCAGGGCGACCAGCTCCATGTCCTCCAGCAATCCTTCGTGGATGCCAACGCCTCGCAGTGCGGGTACTGCACGCCGGGCTTCATCATGTCCGCCAAAGCCCTGCTGGACGCCCATCCGCGCCCGAGCCGGCAGGAGATCGTGGAGGCGATCCGGGGCAATCTATGCCGCTGTACCGGCTACTACCAGATCGTGGATGCCATCGAGCTGGCAGCGCGCCGGCTCGCCGACGAGGATAACGGCCCGCGCCCGGCGGAAGAAGGGCGGGGGAGGATCCTACCATGA